A section of the Virgibacillus sp. NKC19-3 genome encodes:
- a CDS encoding M50 family metallopeptidase, producing MDIYVLLYLVFIVAPLSSLLHEAGHAAAARTVGADQITLSIGLGKRINTVIFANVHITFHAIFFLGGLAKSERVIPYKSWEIIWITIVGPCTNAFFAFLFYILYGMYPNDYLQLLFLFNMWLAFVNIIPFKIKEKCSDGYLILQTISRKDTPFKFKHK from the coding sequence TTACTCTATCTTGTATTTATAGTGGCACCACTTAGCAGCCTATTACATGAAGCTGGACATGCAGCTGCAGCTCGAACAGTAGGTGCGGATCAGATAACATTGTCAATTGGTCTGGGAAAAAGAATTAACACAGTTATCTTTGCCAACGTTCATATCACTTTTCATGCTATTTTCTTTTTAGGAGGCTTAGCGAAGAGTGAAAGAGTAATTCCGTATAAATCATGGGAAATTATATGGATTACCATAGTCGGTCCATGCACGAATGCTTTTTTTGCCTTTCTTTTTTATATATTGTATGGTATGTACCCGAATGATTATCTGCAATTACTTTTTTTATTTAATATGTGGCTTGCTTTTGTTAACATTATTCCATTCAAAATCAAAGAGAAATGTTCAGATGGGTATTTAATCCTTCAAACCATTTCGAGAAAAGACACACCTTTCAAATTTAAACATAAATAA
- a CDS encoding GNAT family N-acetyltransferase gives MLIRYKKNMEKIAMGLLSFMPEEKKDVKKLQQTIKEYETNPDWHLFLWKEEEDVLGAVGLRIEDEINAVIQHVSVNPSHRNIGIGKKMINEVHRLYQSKYAVSANDEIQHFHNKCEVSNKQDEHD, from the coding sequence ATGTTAATTCGTTATAAAAAAAATATGGAAAAGATTGCAATGGGTTTACTATCGTTTATGCCAGAAGAAAAAAAAGATGTAAAAAAATTGCAGCAAACAATTAAGGAATATGAAACAAATCCGGATTGGCATCTTTTTTTGTGGAAAGAGGAGGAAGATGTATTAGGTGCGGTTGGGTTAAGAATTGAAGATGAAATAAATGCTGTTATCCAACACGTTTCCGTGAATCCATCACATCGCAATATTGGAATTGGTAAGAAGATGATTAATGAGGTGCACCGACTTTATCAATCTAAATACGCTGTATCTGCTAATGATGAAATACAGCATTTTCACAATAAATGTGAAGTATCCAATAAACAGGACGAACATGACTAA